Genomic segment of Salvia hispanica cultivar TCC Black 2014 chromosome 2, UniMelb_Shisp_WGS_1.0, whole genome shotgun sequence:
TCCGTATTTGGCGCCTCTCCACGACATCAATGAGGAGCCAGCCTGCCCGCGCCCTTTCGTCTTTGAATTTGAGTTGCCGGCGTTCACTGAGGAAAACATCAAGGAGCTCATCTGGAGGGAGTCTGTGAAATTCAACCCTGACCCTGCTCACTGAGGAATGTAATCGTGCGATGTGTGGATTTCTAACATCTGCAGAAACATGTGTATTTCACAACGTAAGTAGTTATCAATGAGGAGATGAGTAATAATTGTAGTggatacatacatatatatattaagtaTTATCTTTGCAGTTCAATATATTGTTGTAGAAAGGAGCTGAAATTTAACAtctagagcatccgcaatggtgcttaggccagccataggccagccattctctcctctgtcacgtcagcaacactaaaaaaaccagCTTGCACGTCGGATTTAGGCCCGCCATAGGCCAGCCCATTATAAGCcggccgcaataaaaataattcagaaatatactacatttacggaattaaaattgcgatatacggaattaaatttacgacacatatacgggaaaaataatccattccattaaaaaaaaagtacaaagattttaaaaaaaaaaaagtacatgatttttttttttaaaaagagcTTCAACaaacgagccccgccactctctactctcATCGCCGTCGTCCTagtcgtcgccgccgccgccgccgccgccacccgtgCTATCtaagcccacgtcggaacccccaGCCGTGACCTCGCGATCTCTAAATCGgcacgcatgctctcgaggCGGGGCGACGGtaaatgaaggaggggatggaaactTCTCAGCTccgggaggtcgtgggatccgcccGCGGCTGTCGTCGCGCGCTATAGTTCGAATCAGCTTGCTTCCATGGCCACCCGGCGTACGCGCCGCGTGAACTTCAGGAGTCCTTCGGCCAACAAGAAGCACTCCCgagaaggtgaactccttatacttccctCGAGAGGCTGACTCGCGGCTATCCTCGGGCGTCGTCCCTCGGTCACGCCCCGCCACGAGCTGACGGAGGCGTTAGCGTACAAAGTCGCAAAAGCGGCCCCGCTGCTGCGGCCTGGTGCGGCTCCCGCCCCTTAGGACCTCCTCGTTCTTTGAGAAGTCCTTTACCGTGCGGGCCGGTGGTTACTGCTTTATAGGCGGCCACGATCTTCGCCCACATATTGTGACCGGCGGATTGTTACCGCAGCCGGTGGATCGTCCGCACACCTCAAACCACCCCTTGGCCAcgcggcgtactcatcctccgtccacttcctcacGACGATGCTGGCACGTGAAGTGACCGATGACTCGCCAGACCGccttgcccttccccttcccctcgtcttcttcctcGGCGCAGGCGCATCAGGGGGCGGGGGTATCATCGTCCCAGGAATCTGATCCTCATATCATGCAATGACGAAGGTCATCGCGAGCTAACGTCTCCAGAGTCGGCATTGAGGCAAGCGTCAGCATCAGCGAGGCCGTGCGTGTCCTCCCAGGGTGACCCCTACTGGCCCCCATCCGGGATGCATGCCGTCATGGCATCCCCACGCACGTCATCCCCGTCATGTTCTTTGCGCTCAGGGCCGCCCTTTTCCGGCGTGGCCGCCCGCTTGACTCCCCCTGCCAGCCTTGGCATCCCCCATATCTGCACCATGTTTCTCTGGTTGTAATTTTTTGAGTAATAAACCTTAAATTATGTGCTCATTTGGtaaatgcttttaatttaAGTGCATCTTTCATTATACAACAATCTTGTCTGATGCAGACAAGGAATGAGGGTGGTTTATTTGATATGAACATGTCTGTAACTCTACATTTTCTATACTGTCATAACGGTAACTCTTTGGCCTTGGCTGGCCAGCTTGATGGTCACGGTGAACGGGTCCCCTTGAGGCAGGCCGTCATCGTTGTTGTTGACTTGTTGATCTCCATTAGGGCTTTGGGATCGTAGTGGTAAAATTGTTGATTTAGTATGTTATCAAAACAACCGGCTGGGTCCCGCGCGCTGGGCCGTCCAGCACCTCTTCTCGGCTTGATTCTTAATTCGTCCCAGGCTTCGAGCATCGTCTTCCCGTTTCGTATCACCTCCGGTCGTGCCTCTTCGTCTTTGGTTATGCCCCAGATAAACACTGCTAATGCATCTTGCATCCGTCGAGGATGGTGCAAGTCCTTTGGCGGGTTCGGCACATGATGCATGTCGCCTAGAATTGCATTCGAACCTCTCTTAGCCTTGTGGTAATTGGCAATCGGAGCAAGAACAAATCCGGCCAAACCTTCCGTGGCTCGATTTTGCAATGGGAAAGTCAAGAACATGAATGAATCGGCTCAATTTTGCCTAGTTGATTAGCTTACATTGAGCTTTCCAGTAGCAAAATAAGATACAAacataattaagttaataGTACAAATTACAAACCATACAAACACTCTTCAAATACAGCTTACTAGTTTTCCTTAATCCCATTTTTCAGATACTCTGCAAACGTCTTAACATAATCATAGTTAAGTTGTTTATTAGCGAAAATCGCATTGGCAGCTTCTCTAGTTCGAGCTCTTAATATCTCCCCTTCCTTAGATACCATAGCTTTTTTCAGGGCACGTGCAATGCCATCTCTAGTAAAGGATCCATCTCCACCTCTTTCAACCTCAACCGCCAATCCCTTCTCAACCAGCAACCTCGAATCCAACGGCTGTGCGATGATAAACGGCAGCAGCACAAGACAGTTTCCATAACTTATACTTTCCACAACAGATGCCCATCCTGAATGAAACAAAGAAGCCCCTATTGAAGGATGGGAAAGAATCTCCCTCTGTGGTGCCCATCCTATCTGCACCACTCCCCGCCCTGCCACCCGTGCCTCAAACCCGGGCGGCAGTATCTCATCGTCTCCCCAATCGGGCCTCCTCACCGAGAACAGGAAGGGAAGCCCGGAAAGCTCAATCCCATATGCTATCTCATGGATTTCCTCTCTCGACAATTTGTACTCACTCCCGAACCCCACAAACACTACAGAAGACGCCTTCTGTTTATCGAGCCAATCACAGATTTTACTCCATGGCTCTTCTGTCATGATCATCCTCTTTTCCTCCGCCGGTGGAAGGCATCCCATCGGAAAAACCGGCTTTCCGGTGATCTTGGAGAGGAGATTCAGGTAATCACCTTCGAGCTCCATGCAAGTGCGAAGTGCCAAAGCATGGCTGCCTTGGATTAGTCTAGTGAACCGTGCTCCATCTTCTATTCCAGAAGCTCCTGTGCTGTATAAAAGATTATGCATAGCTACAGCTTCATGGTTATTCCTGCAAGCTACCTGTTTCCATCCCAAATCGGAGAATTAGAAAATGCGCAAACCAGCAAACAATATATAAGTGCAATCCTTACTTCATTAATATGAGGTATTTCGGGAAGTGTCCTAAGAACAAAAACTGCGAGGGCTTTTGTCCAAAGCAGACAATATCTTACTAATGTGAGTTCGGGTGTATATCACCGAACACTTGCACTTAGGGATGTTACTGCATCCTAAATTTAGAGACTTTAAGGTTGAAAATTTCTAGTCcattaaaattactacttGATTAGCCTACAACCACAGTAAGGTTGACCTGAAACCCGATGGATTGACTCGGTAAGTTGAACCTAGGTGTAACTATTGTCTGTTGTTCCATCTGTTATACATGTATTCGACACTTAagtaacaattttataatataaataaataaaaaattaatttatcttcactttaatatatcaaatatacatatatattactagatttttattaatataataataaataaattaattaaaaaatcaaaattcactATAAGAAAGATTATAGTTctaaatcatgctttaaaatttttcaaaatatgttaatattttattttatttaaacaaatctTAAATTAGTATCTTaattatgtttgagtttaaacATGGAGTATATCTCAAaggggtgtgatcaattgttaactttcttaagttgttaactctgctaactcgtcaacgcagtgtattaaaattgtCAACACATagttttgttgacatttcaatatacTGTGTTGGTATTTTAATGttatcgtattgacatttttaatacactgcgttgatgagctagcaacttaaaaagttagcaatatttataaaaataactaaatttcatcaatatgTATAGCATTGATCACATGCTAATTTTAATGGTAGCAATCTGATTAGCCTGTTGGACTATTCTGATTAGCTCGCATCCGATTAACTAGCAATGTCGGCCTGAAACAGTATACATTACCTGTGAGGGGAAATCCACCCAATCCGGAGGCGCCATCATGTGAGCTGGCGAAGGCCTCGCCTGCCTCCGAGCCTCGCCTGACAGAAACTCCGGCGACCAGAAGAACACTGCGGTGCTAGCAGTTGCTATGGGGAAAAGTATCAACTGGACACCCAGTTCTTGAGCGATATCAACCGCCCAGTGGTGAAAGAAGTCGACCACTATCCACTTTGGAGATCTCTCAGCAATCAGATTCTTCAAGGGTTGTTGGAGGAGGTCACATGCAATCTTCAGATCATCCATTCTCTCTGCCGGAATGTCGGTCGTGGCCGTGGCATTTTCCGGCAGAGGATTGGGGTGGAGAAGAGGGAGAGGGATGGGCACATATTTGATGAGATGTGATAGGTTTTGTGGGATTTTGGGGAGCCTGTCAATGTTTTGCGGAGTGGAGATGAAGGAGATGCGAATGTTGAATTTGGCTAAGGCAATGGAGAGATCCAAGAATGGAATCATGTGGCCAAATGCAAGCCATGGCAGCATCACAACATGgatctcattttcttcttctggaTTCATCATtcaatgtgtgtgtgtgagagagagttTAGGCCTTGGGGACAGtgagaatatataaaattatgcaaCATGCAGTAAGTGGTGTTGTCAATGATCGTTTCTTGTGCGTGTGTGTTTACGTGATACTCCCGTTGTCCCAAAATAAGTGactcatattcctttttgagaCGTCAAGTGACTCATTCATTTTTTggcattttctcttttatttttctctctactttatcaactctcatattttattcactttccactttactaacaTAACgctattttcttaaatcttatACCGAAAAGTTTTAGGTCATTtatcttgagacggagggagtatgaaggTGGGGTGAGTGAGATTAAATTATTCGACCGTAAATCACGTGAGTTAGATGAGCTGTAGTTGTCATTACTccgttttttatatcaataattaGAGCAAAAGCAATCGTGtccaatttaattagagagaaaataagaatatgCTGTATAAGTGATTCggttataaaatattagagtaaaggccaaaattagTTCTGAACGTATGaccattttatgtttttagttctaaacattatcttttggattttgtggtcctgaatatatggaaatttgatcattttggttcTCCGTCAATATTTctgttaaaaactaacggtcaacagATCTAATCCCAATTTTGAccacattaaatttttaattctgattatttattccctaattaattctctaattatttttacacttcaatttcatcttcttctctgTAAATcctaaaagaaaaaactaccaaacaaagaaatgcatcaaaaacacaaaccaaaaaagagaaagagaaaaaagaaaaaagaaaaaggcagCAAGCTGCAAACAAAACCCTCCCAAAAAGCAAAcctcaatttcaattcaatccaACCATATTCCCCCAAATCAACAATCAATCCATGGCGGACTCCCCCGCCGCGGGAGCTCTCCAATTCCACGGCACTGCTGCTCCGCCTCATGAGCAAGCGCCGGACCTGGGTTTGCCTCTTCGTCTCCGTCTACTCGCTCCTCCCCTCCCAATGAGAAGATAGTGGGGGAGGGCGGTTTGCTGAAAGTCGAACACTCCATAACTAGGATttaagaggaagaggaaggaaGATGAAACATGAgaggaaagaagaagatgaaattgaagtgtaaaaataattagggagtaaaaaatcagaattaaaagtttaatttggtcaaactcgggattaaacccgttgaccgttagtttttaacggaaatattgacagaggaccaaaatgatcaaatttccatatgttcaggaccacaaaatccaaaagataatgtttaggaccaaaaacgtaaaatggtcatatgttcaggaccaattttggcctttactcaaAATACTATAACAGGTTTgaatcaatgttttaaaaatcggaccgACAAGCGAACCGGCAAAGCTACTGGTTCACGGTTCAACTGATTGGACCAGTCCAATCACTGATCAAACCGTTTTACTatagcatatataattaaatatatattataaatatacatcaaatttattatataataaaatgtagtcTTGAtgataggtttgtgttaaaatgacaactcctcttaaagtgacaccgtgacaccacttatacaacaatattataaacgctacacagcaatattacaaacactacacagcaatctatagattgctgtatagtgtgtcggatattgctggacaagaaaaattgttgtataaggTGTAGCATATTGCTGGCCAtctttttttgggtttttttttttttttttggggtttttttgccacgtgacagcttattatcgtccacgtgtacaaatgattaactaggaatggtggtatgatgttatttcaaggggtggtggcaccctaacatgcccccatgatgatattcatatatatatatatatatttatagtataatttagtgaataataaaatattatcaaacttAATTGAGGATAAgtataattaaagatattttgtctactatttattgagattcgtaagatttaatctcatccacccattttaaaatctaagagtgaagatttggtcttgattttgaattagggtgctataagcattagaacaTGACCctaattgtataaatatatatctaatatattaaaatttatatttaattaaagtattcaAATTTAGTGTgataaattactattaaaatttattaaataacaataaatataattaacatagtttatttatttttaattactcaatttataaatataataactagaatgaatgaaaatttagTCATTGtttataagaataattaaagttattgTTATGTCACAAAAATAGAAGTGGTGGAGTGGTGATGGAGATGGATTTACATACATGAGGTCTATGGTTCAAATTCCATTGCTCGAGACCCTCATTCCACAAGCTATTTCAACCCACttatctttatatttcttaaaatccgcgTCAAATTCAGtttgaataatatttcatggacCGAGGGAGCAAGTGACTTAATTAGTCATTCACATAAGTTATATGCGTGTTTAAGAAATTTTGTTACTGTACTTATCAGTAACTGATCATAGTaagtgaatttatttaaaGGTTGCGCTGTAGAGACTTGAATCTGAGACTTTTGGCCTAATGCATTAATATCCCCACCGCTTGTTTAACTCCACACACAACTTAATCCTCCCTCTTATTTCATTCTTTCTAATTTGTTATCTCCACTTTATTCATTCTCTTACTTAATTAAGTATTTCACTATTTAACACGAtaaacatttttatcttaactTCGTGGCGAAAAGAAACGCATCAACTATAGCGGAATGGATGAAGTGGTatttatttaagaaattttttatttttgctgaGGTGGGACCTATTTTCCATTGTTAACaacatttcaattaatttttttttaaaatttttctagAATTTTAGCAATTACTATTAAAACTTATGCCCCTctaaaagattttattttcaaaatgattATAATTCTATATCGCTTTATATCACTTTCAACTTTTCAAAATACTACaaagaatatcaacataaaTAATAGGATCAAAGGAGTGATTATGAGTAGTAAAAAGTCTAGCATTTATATTTACTCCATCTATCCTTGTGCAGTAGAAGTGTTTCATTTTCAAccctcattttaaaaaaaataattgtaataaatACTAAAGTagagcaaaataaataaaagagagaatagtataaagaatagtcttctttatattattgtttttatcaCTTTAGTCTCTCTCTTTCACTTTACTATAGAGGAActtggagtatattttattaattcggAGAACAAAATTCTTCCTCTATTCCTCAATAGTCCAACTCTAAACTGATGTTTaagaaatatacaaaaatgcGAGTTAGAAaagttaatattattttttataaattaatattataataaaaataagttaatagaatgtgaagtccactattaaaaataataaaaaatgaaatgagataattaataAAGGCTCCTCAACAATTCTTGATTCTTCCCAAAATTTGATAGAGAGttgagagagagggggagagagagataaatttGCCGCGTTCACTTCACATAACGACTTATCAATGGTTCCTTAATATCCGTTGTGGGCTTGTGGCGTCATTCATCCAAAATTATCTACTTATTTGCCGTGTTCTTCACAAATTCCTCGTCAAGCGTCGAATGTAGGACGAGAATCATATCATTTGATATATTAGTTAGTTTCGAGtgattttttatcaatttttttgctTATGACTTTCGTATATCATATAAAAACACTTTTTCCCCTTAGTTTTGGAATTTCggagtttaatttaattttgaattttttttccgaGTTCTAGTCTGCAGCAAAAAAAAGTTGCCCTTGTTTGTTGAACTTTTTCGTTTGCGTCATGTCaactatttttaagaaaattattgaaaattttggagtattgtacatattactaaaaaatattcccTCAAATctgtaatttattattttaattttttttttaattttacttatgTTCAAGTTCTAAGAACGgtataaaaaagttagtggaaaaaattagtgaaatttttgtaggtaatatattatatgttaatctatatttatacatatataaaagacgagttttggcctctattttaaatattaataaattttgggcatgattttaaatatttatgagtTTTTGGTGGTATTTctaacaatttaaatatttgtataacTGCAACAATTTGTGCATGAACCATCTGATTTGTAAACATGGACCatgattcaaattaatttatatacacGTTAGTAACCGATCCCGAAATTCTCGGGTACCCGtggatacccgatccgaaattTTCGGGTACCTGTCAAATCGGGTACCTGTCAAATCGGGTACCCGtggatacccgatccgaaattttcgggtacccgatcccgaaattctcaaaaatcaatacccgatacccgatccgaatttgatttcggatacccggatacccgactcgggtatccagtcccgaaaaatcgggtatccagtcccgattgtgattttgatttaaaaaaaaaattagttacaaACTTtaggaatttatttaatattcttatttatcCCGATTGgcaaatttaatacaaagttgaATCCTCACCCTCTTCCATAtacatactattatttttactgtTAGTTGgatattaaatatatgtataagaaattaaactatacAAAATCAAGACACCTTTTTCTTTAGTGTTCAGAATCCAGACACCATTTTTCTTCTGATTTAGAATGAAGATCCaattttcttgtgtttttaGAATCAATACACCATTTTTAGTGTGTTTTAGAATTAAGGCTTTGACCTGAGGATTTAATACCACTGTCAATAAGAGCCAAAGAGGCAGTGACGGGATCCTACTATTCCGGCGTCTTCCATGGCTTTGGCAGTCGCGGATGGCAGAAGAAACGGAGGGCGGCGACCGGGAGGAGAGCACGCGGCGCTGGGAGAGGAGACGACACGGCggcgggcggcggcggcggagggaggCGTAGGCGAGAGAGAAGAGCAGGAGAGGGGAAGGAGAGGGAGGcattatgaattttgggacCTACGCtaataatttactaaaatgtactataattaagaaagataattacatttaattagaataaaaccataatttattaattttaaaaaacaaatcggataattcgggtatacccgatcgggtatcgggtaaccCGATAATCCAAATTttcactacccgatcccgatccgaaacccgaaaaatcgggtttcgggtatccaattacccgattttttcgggtttggatatcgggtatccaatatccgatatccattttgacaggcctacacgttactataaatattgatggaaatttatttagtttgatgCACTAATTTAAAGGATTATAATAGATTACATAATAGGGACGTGATCTATTGTTAACTCATCCCTTAATTactaactataactaaattaaaattataggaTTTTAGAGATTTAATGGTCTATAAATTGTCTCGTATAATTTcagttttcattttataatagtaaaatgataataacaactatcaatttatgatttaagaacacaatattaatatagtgtattaaatatatcaatacgaaaacatgaaaatgtcaacacaatttcatattaaagCATTGTATTGATCTATTATGTTATATGCATTGATATAAAGCagttttatgataattttgaatatttatgaaaattttatcaaattttgacatcgaaACATAAGCATGTaggatctcgttggaatccttataaaattatctttaacttgatatatgttgtgcaaaaaaataatt
This window contains:
- the LOC125204674 gene encoding putative UDP-rhamnose:rhamnosyltransferase 1, with the protein product MMNPEEENEIHVVMLPWLAFGHMIPFLDLSIALAKFNIRISFISTPQNIDRLPKIPQNLSHLIKYVPIPLPLLHPNPLPENATATTDIPAERMDDLKIACDLLQQPLKNLIAERSPKWIVVDFFHHWAVDIAQELGVQLILFPIATASTAVFFWSPEFLSGEARRQARPSPAHMMAPPDWVDFPSQVACRNNHEAVAMHNLLYSTGASGIEDGARFTRLIQGSHALALRTCMELEGDYLNLLSKITGKPVFPMGCLPPAEEKRMIMTEEPWSKICDWLDKQKASSVVFVGFGSEYKLSREEIHEIAYGIELSGLPFLFSVRRPDWGDDEILPPGFEARVAGRGVVQIGWAPQREILSHPSIGASLFHSGWASVVESISYGNCLVLLPFIIAQPLDSRLLVEKGLAVEVERGGDGSFTRDGIARALKKAMVSKEGEILRARTREAANAIFANKQLNYDYVKTFAEYLKNGIKEN